A region from the Thauera humireducens genome encodes:
- a CDS encoding SirB2 family protein: protein MYFAIKHLHVTCVVLSAMGFLLRGFWMMTGSPRLNALPARVLPHVVDSALLLSAIALAVMIQQYPFDAGWVTAKVFGLIAYILLGTVALKRGRTKGIRLGAFAAALLVYAWIASVALTKNVAGYLAVAA from the coding sequence ATGTATTTCGCAATCAAGCACCTTCATGTCACCTGCGTGGTGCTCAGCGCCATGGGGTTCCTGCTGCGCGGCTTCTGGATGATGACGGGCAGCCCGCGCCTGAACGCCCTGCCGGCACGGGTGCTGCCTCACGTCGTCGACAGCGCCCTGTTGTTGAGTGCGATCGCGCTGGCGGTCATGATCCAGCAGTATCCCTTCGACGCAGGGTGGGTGACGGCAAAGGTGTTCGGCCTGATCGCCTACATCCTGCTCGGCACGGTTGCGCTGAAGCGCGGCAGGACGAAGGGGATCCGGCTCGGCGCCTTCGCCGCCGCATTGCTGGTGTATGCGTGGATCGCCTCGGTGGCACTGACCAAGAATGTCGCAGGTTACCTGGCGGTTGCCGCCTGA
- the ccoG gene encoding cytochrome c oxidase accessory protein CcoG, with translation MNSSTPQPQQAAKPTSPESADTLYESRKKLYVRAVTGVFANWRWALVWITQIIFYGLPWLSWNDRQAFLLHLTERKFYIFGWVFWPQDVFFLAILLIISAYALFFFTAIAGRLWCGYACPQTVYTEIFMWIEQKIEGDHIKRQKLDQAPMNGEKLLRRGTKFVVWGLVALWTGFTFVAYFSPLDELLRSVTTFGFGPWELFWILFYGAFTFLFAGVMREQVCKYMCPYARFQAVMFDPDTLVITYDEERGEPRGTRKKGIDPRTVSKGDCIDCGICVQVCPTGIDIRKGLQYECIGCAACIDACDQVMDKMNYPRGLIRYTTENALKKHWGSKEILAHVLRPRTLIYGTILVAISLAFVWGLATRDPLRVDVIRDRASLAREVEDGQIENVYRLQVMNMTEAPRAFRFEVSGLPGVKIGGEQRVEVAPASTQAVTLQVLVPYDAGKPGSNPIHFQVTAEDDSSLSVREETTFLLPR, from the coding sequence ATGAACAGCTCGACCCCACAGCCGCAGCAAGCGGCTAAACCGACTTCCCCCGAATCTGCCGACACGCTTTACGAGTCGCGCAAGAAACTCTACGTACGTGCCGTCACTGGCGTGTTCGCCAACTGGCGGTGGGCGCTGGTTTGGATCACCCAGATCATCTTCTACGGCTTGCCCTGGCTGTCCTGGAACGACCGTCAGGCCTTCCTGCTGCATCTCACCGAGCGCAAGTTCTACATCTTCGGCTGGGTCTTCTGGCCGCAGGATGTGTTTTTCCTCGCCATCCTGCTGATCATCTCGGCCTACGCGCTGTTCTTCTTCACCGCGATCGCCGGTCGTCTATGGTGTGGCTACGCCTGTCCGCAGACGGTGTATACCGAGATCTTCATGTGGATCGAGCAGAAGATCGAAGGCGACCACATCAAGCGCCAGAAGCTCGACCAGGCGCCGATGAATGGCGAGAAGCTGCTGCGCCGAGGCACCAAGTTCGTGGTCTGGGGACTGGTGGCCTTGTGGACCGGATTCACGTTCGTCGCCTACTTCTCGCCGCTCGACGAACTGCTGCGGTCTGTCACCACCTTCGGCTTCGGGCCGTGGGAGCTGTTCTGGATCCTGTTCTACGGGGCCTTTACCTTCCTGTTCGCTGGCGTCATGCGCGAGCAGGTGTGCAAGTACATGTGCCCCTACGCCCGCTTCCAGGCGGTGATGTTCGACCCCGATACGCTGGTCATCACTTATGACGAGGAGCGCGGCGAGCCGCGCGGCACGCGCAAGAAGGGCATCGATCCGCGCACGGTGAGCAAGGGTGACTGCATCGACTGCGGCATCTGCGTGCAGGTTTGTCCCACAGGCATCGACATCCGCAAGGGCTTGCAGTACGAATGCATCGGCTGTGCCGCGTGCATCGACGCCTGCGACCAGGTGATGGACAAGATGAACTATCCGCGCGGGCTTATCCGTTACACGACCGAGAACGCGCTCAAGAAGCATTGGGGCAGCAAGGAGATCCTCGCTCACGTGCTGCGTCCGCGCACCCTGATCTACGGCACGATTCTGGTGGCGATCAGCCTGGCCTTCGTCTGGGGGCTGGCGACCCGTGACCCGCTGCGCGTCGATGTGATCCGCGATCGTGCATCGCTGGCGCGCGAGGTCGAGGACGGCCAGATTGAGAACGTGTATCGCCTGCAGGTCATGAACATGACCGAGGCGCCGCGCGCATTCCGCTTCGAGGTGTCCGGCCTGCCGGGCGTGAAGATCGGAGGCGAGCAGCGTGTGGAGGTCGCGCCGGCGTCCACGCAGGCCGTTACCCTGCAGGTGCTCGTGCCGTACGATGCGGGCAAGCCGGGCTCCAACCCGATCCACTTCCAGGTCACGGCCGAGGACGATTCGTCCCTGTCCGTGCGTGAGGAAACTACTTTCTTGTTGCCGCGCTGA
- a CDS encoding universal stress protein: MFKHILVPTDGSSLSEGTVSRAVTFAREAGARITFFYAQPDFPMPIYGEGALIDPTTPEQFAKSAAAEAQGILAKAKAVADAEGVSAATDTVVNEVPYEAIIDAADRHGCDLIFMASHGRRGIAGLLLGSETQKVLTHSKTPVLVYR; encoded by the coding sequence ATGTTCAAACACATTCTCGTTCCGACCGACGGCTCCAGCCTATCGGAAGGCACGGTGTCCCGCGCCGTCACCTTCGCACGCGAAGCCGGAGCGCGCATTACCTTCTTCTATGCCCAGCCCGATTTCCCGATGCCGATCTACGGCGAGGGCGCCCTGATCGACCCCACCACCCCCGAACAGTTCGCCAAGTCGGCCGCTGCCGAAGCGCAGGGAATCCTCGCCAAGGCCAAGGCGGTCGCAGATGCGGAGGGCGTCTCGGCAGCAACCGATACCGTCGTGAATGAAGTCCCTTACGAAGCGATCATCGACGCCGCGGACCGCCACGGCTGCGACCTCATCTTCATGGCTTCGCACGGCCGTCGCGGCATCGCCGGACTGCTGCTCGGCAGCGAAACGCAGAAGGTGCTGACCCACAGCAAGACCCCTGTGCTGGTCTATCGCTGA
- a CDS encoding FixH family protein, translating into MTEKKPTPWYRQGWPWFLIALPATAVVAGIITLVIAARTFDGMVVDDYYKEGRAIVQTLDRVERASALGLVADLKLRSESVRIELSALHADDLPARAILTVIHPTRDGQDQEIIMTGAGGVYEGRLAPLSTGRWLFQLEDESRSWRMNGAAYLPTETEIRIDPSSS; encoded by the coding sequence TTGACTGAAAAGAAACCCACGCCCTGGTATCGACAAGGCTGGCCCTGGTTCCTGATCGCGCTGCCGGCAACGGCAGTGGTTGCCGGGATCATTACGCTTGTCATCGCGGCGCGTACCTTCGACGGCATGGTGGTCGACGACTATTACAAGGAAGGGCGCGCGATCGTGCAAACGCTGGACCGCGTCGAGCGGGCTAGCGCGCTGGGGCTTGTGGCGGACCTCAAGCTTCGTAGCGAATCGGTGCGAATCGAACTCAGCGCCCTGCACGCGGACGACCTGCCCGCGCGTGCGATCCTGACGGTCATCCACCCGACGCGTGATGGCCAGGATCAGGAGATCATCATGACCGGCGCAGGCGGCGTGTACGAAGGCAGGCTCGCGCCGCTGAGTACCGGTCGCTGGCTGTTCCAATTAGAAGACGAGTCCCGCAGCTGGAGAATGAACGGGGCCGCATACCTCCCGACAGAGACGGAAATCCGGATTGACCCATCAAGTTCCTAA
- a CDS encoding sulfite exporter TauE/SafE family protein, which yields MPETGYFAVFLIGLLGGTHCVSMCGGIVGALTVQVQTPGSKPQWPLHLAYNLGRIATYTALGGLVGALGSVGMLYDGMLPVQMTLYVLANLMLIALGLYLTGFTRLLAPVERAGHVIWRRIQPATRRFLPARSVKQALPLGLLWGFIPCGLTYSILATALVTGSGARGAGLMLAFGLGTLPNLLLAGMLFKRFRDFTRNPKVRFASGLLVLGFGVFGLYHAPTLGGDLWSGVVCVT from the coding sequence ATGCCTGAAACCGGTTATTTCGCTGTCTTCCTGATCGGCCTGCTTGGTGGCACGCACTGCGTGTCGATGTGCGGCGGCATTGTCGGCGCGCTCACCGTGCAGGTGCAGACGCCCGGCAGCAAGCCGCAATGGCCGCTGCATCTGGCCTACAACCTCGGCCGCATCGCCACCTACACCGCACTCGGCGGCCTGGTCGGCGCGCTCGGCTCGGTGGGCATGCTGTACGACGGCATGCTGCCGGTGCAGATGACGCTTTACGTGCTCGCCAACCTGATGCTGATCGCGCTCGGGCTCTACCTCACCGGCTTCACCCGCCTGCTGGCACCGGTCGAGCGTGCGGGGCATGTGATCTGGCGCCGCATCCAGCCGGCCACGCGGCGCTTCCTGCCGGCGCGCTCGGTCAAGCAGGCGCTGCCGCTCGGGCTGCTGTGGGGCTTCATCCCCTGCGGCCTGACCTATTCGATCCTCGCCACGGCGCTCGTCACCGGTTCAGGTGCGCGCGGCGCCGGGCTGATGCTGGCCTTCGGCCTCGGCACGCTGCCCAACCTGCTGCTGGCGGGCATGCTGTTCAAGCGTTTCCGCGATTTCACCCGCAACCCGAAGGTGCGCTTCGCCTCCGGCCTGCTGGTGCTGGGCTTCGGCGTATTCGGGCTCTATCACGCGCCCACACTGGGCGGCGACCTGTGGAGTGGCGTGGTCTGCGTGACCTGA
- a CDS encoding PHA/PHB synthase family protein has protein sequence MSAPIVHAQLAWLAHPQELAERAVRLSNDLWRLQWHTLDRMLGVPSQDPIAPNADDARFADPVWTESPTWDLIKEWYLAFTHHTQDMLYDTPALSSKERRRAAFWWRKWLNAVAPTNYLLTNPVAMRKAIETRGDSLVRGFRNFLDDLQAGNVRMTDPEDFKVGENLATTPGAVVFRNRLLEVIHYAPTQPRVHAEPVVIVTPWINKFYVLDLVPKKSMIRFLLDQGLDVFITSWKNPDASMRDVGFDDYLLDGVDTIVRVAREFAGVERVHAVGYCIGGTALAMYMAWANRHYAPDAMPVADWTLFTTLVDFHKPGDIEVFIDESSIDYLCDRMARKGYLDGGEMAASFRLLRSNSLIWHYVVQGWLYGDSPPPFDVLYWNMDTTRMPYAMHAWYLRELYLHNRLIQTNALQVAGETLDLSVIRQPLYAVSAEDDHIAPWRQTFAVNNHVVGNKRFVLSSSGHILGIVNPVVHPPKRRYWAADAQRSDTTDSWRRRAEEHAGSWWEDWMRWLKPRAGDEVEARPAASKRFPALCAAPGSYVLEK, from the coding sequence ATGTCCGCCCCGATCGTGCATGCCCAGCTGGCCTGGCTGGCGCATCCGCAGGAGCTCGCCGAGCGCGCGGTACGCCTGTCGAACGATCTGTGGCGCCTGCAGTGGCATACCCTTGACCGGATGCTGGGCGTACCCAGCCAGGATCCCATCGCGCCGAATGCGGACGATGCGCGCTTCGCCGATCCGGTATGGACCGAATCGCCGACCTGGGACTTGATCAAGGAGTGGTACCTCGCGTTCACGCATCACACGCAGGACATGCTGTACGACACGCCCGCGCTTTCCAGCAAGGAGCGGCGCCGGGCTGCCTTCTGGTGGCGAAAGTGGCTCAATGCGGTGGCGCCCACCAACTACCTGCTCACCAACCCGGTGGCGATGCGCAAGGCCATCGAGACACGGGGCGACAGTCTCGTGCGGGGCTTCCGCAATTTCCTCGACGATCTCCAGGCCGGCAACGTCCGCATGACCGACCCCGAGGACTTCAAGGTCGGCGAGAATCTCGCCACCACGCCGGGCGCGGTCGTGTTCCGCAACCGGCTGCTCGAAGTCATCCACTACGCGCCGACCCAGCCGCGCGTGCATGCCGAACCTGTCGTCATCGTCACGCCGTGGATCAACAAGTTCTACGTGCTTGACCTCGTGCCGAAGAAGAGCATGATCCGCTTCCTGCTCGACCAGGGCCTGGACGTCTTCATCACGAGCTGGAAGAACCCGGATGCGTCGATGCGGGACGTCGGTTTCGACGACTACCTGCTGGACGGCGTCGACACGATCGTGCGCGTGGCGCGTGAGTTTGCCGGCGTGGAGCGCGTGCATGCGGTCGGTTACTGCATCGGCGGCACGGCGCTCGCGATGTACATGGCCTGGGCGAACCGCCACTATGCCCCGGACGCCATGCCAGTCGCCGACTGGACCCTGTTCACGACGCTGGTGGATTTCCACAAGCCCGGCGACATCGAGGTCTTCATCGACGAGAGCAGTATCGACTATCTGTGCGATCGGATGGCACGCAAGGGTTACCTGGATGGCGGGGAGATGGCGGCATCGTTCCGGCTGCTGCGCTCGAACAGCCTGATCTGGCACTACGTCGTGCAGGGCTGGCTGTACGGTGATTCGCCGCCTCCGTTCGACGTGCTGTATTGGAACATGGACACCACGCGCATGCCGTACGCGATGCACGCGTGGTACCTGCGCGAGCTCTACCTGCACAATCGCCTCATCCAGACCAATGCGCTGCAGGTGGCCGGCGAGACGCTCGACCTGTCGGTGATCCGGCAGCCGCTCTACGCGGTGTCCGCGGAGGACGATCACATCGCGCCGTGGCGCCAGACCTTCGCGGTCAACAACCACGTCGTCGGCAACAAGCGCTTCGTGCTGTCGAGCTCGGGGCACATCCTCGGCATCGTCAACCCCGTCGTGCATCCGCCGAAGCGGCGCTATTGGGCGGCCGACGCCCAGCGCTCGGACACGACAGACTCGTGGCGCAGGCGCGCGGAAGAGCATGCCGGCAGCTGGTGGGAGGACTGGATGCGCTGGCTCAAGCCGCGCGCGGGGGACGAGGTGGAGGCGCGTCCGGCCGCCAGCAAGCGCTTCCCGGCGCTGTGCGCGGCACCGGGCAGCTACGTGCTCGAGAAGTAG
- a CDS encoding MBL fold metallo-hydrolase RNA specificity domain-containing protein: MKLSFFGAAGEVTGSCLRVDHAHGTFLVDCGLFQGGRQAELKNRQALDFDLKRVDFVLLTHAHLDHSGLIPRLVALGYKGPVYATPATVDLLEIMLMDAAHIQEKEAEWALRHARNRQARHRVEMTPLYTVEQARASLGRLKAVPYETDCHPGAGVSFRFREAGHILGSAIIEIDVGEGSGLRRLVVSGDLGQPMRPVLRDPVRVERADVLCVESTYGNRAHRSFNATLDELADAIKQTLVGRGGNVIIPAFAVGRTQEILFVLADLVRAGRIGPLKVVVDSPMASAVTALTVRHRELWDEDTRQLFAWSQENGARFDVRFVQDVEESMALNSVKGGLVIISASGMCDAGRVRHHLRYNLGRSECSIVIAGFQAAGTLGRRLVDGARQVSLFGERVPVRARIHTIGGLSAHADQPALLDWLAHIKQPPQRTFVVHGEPLGAMALADAIHARLGWPAPVVPEPGVNYPIP; the protein is encoded by the coding sequence GTGAAACTCAGTTTTTTCGGTGCGGCGGGCGAAGTGACAGGGTCCTGCCTCCGTGTTGATCATGCCCATGGGACCTTTCTGGTGGACTGTGGGTTGTTCCAGGGGGGACGGCAGGCCGAGCTCAAGAACCGGCAGGCGCTCGACTTCGATCTGAAACGCGTCGACTTCGTGCTGCTGACGCATGCCCATCTCGATCATAGCGGCCTCATTCCCAGACTCGTCGCGCTCGGCTACAAGGGGCCGGTCTATGCGACCCCGGCGACCGTGGACCTGCTCGAGATCATGCTGATGGACGCCGCGCACATTCAGGAGAAGGAGGCCGAATGGGCCTTGCGCCATGCGCGTAACCGGCAGGCGCGTCATCGCGTCGAGATGACGCCGCTCTACACGGTCGAGCAGGCTCGCGCCAGCCTGGGCCGGCTGAAGGCCGTGCCCTACGAAACGGACTGCCACCCCGGCGCAGGAGTGAGTTTCCGCTTCCGCGAGGCCGGTCACATCCTGGGTTCGGCGATCATCGAGATCGATGTGGGCGAGGGCAGCGGCCTGCGCCGGCTCGTCGTGTCGGGTGACCTCGGGCAGCCGATGCGCCCGGTGCTGCGTGACCCGGTGCGCGTCGAACGCGCCGACGTGCTGTGCGTGGAGTCCACCTACGGCAATCGTGCCCACCGATCCTTCAACGCCACGCTTGACGAACTGGCGGATGCCATCAAGCAGACGCTGGTGGGGCGCGGAGGCAACGTCATCATTCCCGCGTTCGCGGTCGGTCGTACGCAGGAGATCCTGTTCGTGCTGGCCGACCTGGTTCGCGCCGGACGCATCGGGCCACTGAAGGTCGTCGTCGACTCGCCGATGGCTTCGGCAGTGACGGCACTGACTGTCCGTCACCGCGAACTGTGGGACGAGGACACGCGTCAGCTCTTCGCGTGGTCGCAGGAAAATGGTGCTCGATTCGATGTCCGTTTCGTTCAGGATGTCGAGGAGTCCATGGCCCTCAACAGCGTCAAGGGCGGCCTTGTGATCATTTCCGCGAGCGGCATGTGCGATGCGGGGCGGGTCCGTCATCATCTGCGCTACAACCTCGGGCGCAGCGAGTGCTCGATCGTCATTGCCGGTTTTCAGGCGGCTGGTACGCTGGGGCGCCGGCTGGTGGATGGCGCAAGACAGGTCAGCCTGTTCGGTGAACGGGTGCCGGTGCGGGCTCGGATCCATACCATTGGCGGGCTGTCCGCGCATGCCGACCAGCCAGCGCTGCTCGACTGGCTTGCACATATCAAGCAGCCGCCGCAACGGACCTTCGTCGTGCATGGCGAGCCACTGGGTGCGATGGCGCTTGCCGATGCGATACATGCGAGGCTCGGCTGGCCGGCGCCGGTGGTGCCCGAGCCGGGCGTAAACTATCCGATCCCCTGA
- the fnr gene encoding fumarate/nitrate reduction transcriptional regulator Fnr, with amino-acid sequence MRASVAITVSGLKTACSQCNLVELCLPFGMPDSELSRLDELVGARRKVKRQQNLYRAGDTFEAIYAIRAGSFKTDVLLEDGRDQVTGFQMTGEILGLDGISTETHSCNAVALEDSEVCVIPYAKLEQLSHEVEGLQHQFHKVMSREIVRDHGVMMLLGSMRAEERLAAFLLNMSQRFTARGFSAAEFHLRMTREEIGSYLGLKLETVSRAFSRFQEEGLIAVQQKHIRLLDTAGLRKLIQHQTAGSGR; translated from the coding sequence ATGAGGGCAAGCGTGGCAATTACCGTGAGCGGGCTCAAGACCGCCTGTTCGCAGTGTAATCTTGTGGAACTGTGCCTGCCCTTCGGCATGCCCGACAGCGAACTGAGCCGCCTGGATGAACTGGTGGGTGCGCGACGCAAGGTGAAGCGCCAGCAGAACCTCTACCGCGCGGGAGACACCTTCGAGGCGATCTACGCGATCCGTGCGGGCTCGTTCAAGACCGACGTGCTGCTCGAAGATGGTCGCGACCAGGTGACCGGCTTCCAGATGACCGGGGAGATTCTCGGTCTGGATGGCATCAGCACCGAGACGCACAGTTGCAACGCCGTCGCGCTGGAAGACAGCGAGGTGTGCGTGATCCCCTACGCCAAGCTCGAACAGTTGTCTCACGAGGTCGAAGGCCTGCAGCATCAGTTCCACAAGGTCATGAGCCGTGAGATCGTGCGCGACCACGGCGTGATGATGCTGCTCGGCTCGATGCGCGCCGAGGAGCGCCTGGCGGCCTTCCTGCTCAACATGTCGCAGCGCTTCACCGCACGCGGTTTTTCGGCGGCCGAGTTCCACCTGCGCATGACGCGCGAGGAAATCGGCTCCTATCTCGGGCTCAAGCTCGAGACCGTGTCACGCGCCTTCTCGCGCTTCCAGGAAGAAGGCCTGATCGCCGTGCAGCAGAAGCACATCCGCCTGCTGGATACCGCCGGCCTGCGCAAGCTCATCCAGCACCAGACGGCCGGCAGCGGGCGCTGA
- a CDS encoding Crp/Fnr family transcriptional regulator, with the protein MTHAALDLPALLKRIPLFSELSDTDLELVARYTRDRHIGRGEVLFQRGDQPHGFYFVVSGQVKLAFSSPQGTEKVVEIIGPMQSFGEAVMFMNKPYPVFAEALTETLLIHVGQAVVTELIDQDSTFAHKLLAGMAIRLHGLIQDVETYSLRSSIQRVIGYLLQVADSDTPCEIALPTSKQVIASRLNLTPETLSRIFHDLSESGLISVQGKRITLHDPTRLARYQA; encoded by the coding sequence ATGACCCACGCCGCCCTCGACCTGCCTGCGCTGCTCAAGCGCATCCCGCTGTTCAGCGAACTCTCGGACACCGATCTCGAGCTTGTCGCGCGCTACACGCGTGACCGCCACATCGGGCGTGGCGAGGTGCTGTTCCAGCGCGGCGACCAGCCGCATGGCTTTTACTTCGTCGTCTCGGGTCAGGTCAAGCTCGCCTTTTCGTCGCCACAGGGGACCGAGAAGGTCGTGGAGATCATCGGCCCGATGCAGAGCTTCGGAGAGGCCGTGATGTTCATGAACAAGCCCTATCCGGTGTTCGCCGAAGCGCTGACCGAAACACTGCTGATCCACGTCGGCCAGGCCGTGGTCACCGAGCTGATCGACCAGGACTCCACCTTCGCGCACAAGCTCCTCGCCGGCATGGCCATCCGCCTGCACGGGCTGATCCAGGACGTGGAGACCTATTCGCTGCGCTCGAGCATCCAGCGTGTGATCGGCTACCTGCTGCAGGTCGCCGACAGCGACACGCCGTGCGAGATCGCGCTGCCGACCAGCAAGCAGGTCATCGCTTCACGCCTGAACCTGACGCCCGAAACCCTGTCGCGCATCTTTCACGACCTCAGCGAATCGGGCCTGATCAGCGTTCAGGGCAAACGCATCACCTTGCACGACCCGACCCGCCTCGCCCGCTACCAGGCCTGA
- the hemN gene encoding oxygen-independent coproporphyrinogen III oxidase: MTEQNELIFDPQLIRRFDINGPRYTSYPTADRFVEAFNADALKHWLANRAIGGVSKPLSLYFHIPFCNTICYYCACNKIITKDHGRSAKYLKYLAKEIEMQAACLQGSRQVTQLHLGGGTPTFLSHDEMRQLMASVREHFTLVPNGEYSIEVDPRKVDFDTVKLLAELGFNRMSVGVQDFAEDVQQAVNRIQSFDETKLVIDAARATGFKSVSMDLIYGLPKQNVISFNRTLEQVLEISPDRISLYSYAHLPGLFKPQRRIFMSDMPTPDTKLQLLQLGIRRLTEAGYVYIGMDHFAKPNDELTVAQRQGRLHRNFQGYSTQAECDLLAFGVSAIGKIGPVYAQNVKTLDEYYDALDRDELPVLRGIELTADDLLRRAIIQALMCHFELSMQSIEIAHLINFREYFAEELTELAEMEKAGLVKIDGDWISVQPGGRLLVRGIAMVFDRYLRADRERARYSRVI, translated from the coding sequence ATGACCGAACAGAACGAACTCATCTTCGATCCGCAGCTGATCCGTCGATTCGACATCAACGGGCCGCGGTATACCTCTTACCCGACCGCGGATCGCTTTGTCGAGGCTTTCAATGCCGACGCGCTCAAGCACTGGCTTGCAAATCGGGCCATTGGCGGCGTCAGCAAACCGCTCTCATTATACTTCCACATCCCATTTTGTAACACGATCTGTTATTACTGCGCCTGCAACAAGATCATAACCAAGGATCATGGGCGTTCAGCCAAGTACCTGAAATACCTTGCTAAAGAGATCGAGATGCAAGCGGCCTGCCTGCAGGGCAGCCGCCAGGTGACGCAGTTGCACCTGGGGGGCGGCACGCCGACCTTCCTCTCGCATGACGAAATGCGGCAACTGATGGCCTCGGTCCGCGAGCACTTCACCTTGGTGCCCAACGGCGAATATTCGATCGAGGTCGATCCGCGCAAGGTCGATTTCGACACCGTCAAGTTGCTGGCCGAGCTTGGTTTCAACCGCATGAGCGTCGGCGTGCAGGACTTCGCCGAAGACGTGCAGCAGGCCGTCAACCGCATCCAGAGCTTCGACGAGACCAAGCTCGTCATCGATGCAGCGCGCGCCACTGGCTTCAAGTCGGTCAGCATGGACCTGATCTACGGCCTGCCGAAACAGAACGTCATCAGCTTCAACCGCACGCTCGAACAGGTGCTCGAGATCTCGCCCGATCGCATCTCGCTTTACAGCTATGCGCATCTGCCCGGCCTGTTCAAGCCGCAGCGTCGCATCTTCATGAGTGACATGCCGACGCCGGATACCAAGCTGCAGTTGCTGCAACTGGGTATCCGCCGCCTGACCGAGGCGGGCTATGTCTATATCGGCATGGACCATTTCGCCAAGCCCAACGACGAACTCACCGTTGCGCAGCGCCAGGGGCGCCTGCATCGCAACTTCCAGGGCTACTCGACACAGGCCGAGTGCGATCTGCTCGCCTTCGGCGTGTCGGCCATCGGCAAGATCGGCCCGGTGTATGCGCAGAACGTGAAGACGCTCGACGAGTACTACGACGCGCTCGACCGCGATGAGCTGCCGGTGCTGCGTGGCATCGAGCTCACCGCCGACGACCTGCTGCGGCGCGCGATCATCCAGGCGCTGATGTGCCATTTCGAACTGTCGATGCAGTCGATCGAGATCGCCCACCTGATCAACTTCCGGGAGTACTTCGCCGAGGAACTGACCGAACTTGCGGAGATGGAGAAGGCGGGGCTGGTCAAGATCGACGGAGACTGGATCAGCGTGCAGCCCGGGGGACGCTTGCTGGTGCGCGGCATCGCGATGGTGTTCGACCGCTATCTGCGGGCCGACCGCGAGCGCGCGCGCTACTCGCGCGTGATCTGA
- a CDS encoding MerR family transcriptional regulator encodes MDTQIERTFTIGALAREAEVGIETIRYYQRRGLLHAPERGHGSYRRYGLAELARLKAIRRAQQLGFSLEEIDSLLALNEDTDRDRARETAQAKIALIDARIRQLQDMRRALAELVRCCHDTQAGAPCPILRALSGS; translated from the coding sequence GTGGACACGCAAATCGAACGGACATTCACCATCGGCGCATTGGCGCGCGAGGCCGAGGTCGGCATCGAGACCATCCGCTACTACCAGCGCCGCGGCTTGCTGCACGCGCCGGAACGGGGCCATGGCAGCTACCGGCGGTACGGCCTGGCGGAACTCGCGCGGCTGAAGGCGATCCGCCGCGCGCAGCAGCTTGGTTTCTCGCTGGAGGAGATCGATAGCCTGCTCGCCCTCAACGAAGACACGGACCGCGACCGCGCGCGCGAAACGGCACAGGCGAAGATCGCACTGATCGACGCCCGCATTCGCCAGCTTCAGGACATGCGACGCGCGCTGGCCGAACTCGTGCGCTGCTGCCACGACACGCAGGCCGGTGCGCCCTGCCCCATCCTGCGTGCGCTGTCAGGCAGCTGA
- a CDS encoding DUF3149 domain-containing protein — MAWDLLISSDIGLLSLFTIGFILVMAVYLVRFAKRNIAEDEQKAKLGR, encoded by the coding sequence ATGGCCTGGGATCTTCTGATCAGTAGCGATATCGGTCTGCTCAGCTTGTTCACGATCGGCTTCATCCTCGTGATGGCTGTCTATCTCGTGCGATTCGCCAAGCGGAACATCGCGGAGGACGAGCAGAAGGCGAAGCTGGGGCGGTAA